In a genomic window of Lacrimispora sp. BS-2:
- a CDS encoding Gfo/Idh/MocA family oxidoreductase yields MKLGIVGSGMIVKEFLPIVHCFHKVELAAICCTKRSEAVGRELGEKYDIKHIFTDYQDFLNSDVDTVYVALPNHLHFQYTKEALEAGKHVIVEKPFTTTFKEAQILSGLAREKKLFLFEAVTTLYLPNYKRIKELLPSLGNIKIVQLNYSQYSRRYDSFKEGRILPAFDPGCSGGALMDINIYNIHYVAGLFGRPLKVEYFPNVERGIDTSGILILDYGTFKCTCVGAKDCKVPVANYIQGEKGVIHQDTPASICRSFEIIMNDDTKSFVNEDSFDHRMINEFMEFQDMICGNELEKCYQLLDHTLLVSEIQTTARHRGGILFPADEEI; encoded by the coding sequence ATGAAATTAGGTATCGTTGGATCAGGAATGATTGTGAAGGAGTTTCTGCCGATCGTTCATTGTTTCCATAAAGTGGAGCTGGCTGCCATTTGCTGTACGAAAAGAAGTGAGGCTGTGGGAAGGGAGCTTGGAGAAAAATATGATATAAAGCATATTTTTACGGATTATCAGGACTTCCTAAACAGCGATGTGGATACGGTTTATGTGGCTCTGCCCAATCATTTGCATTTCCAGTATACGAAAGAGGCACTGGAGGCAGGCAAGCATGTGATTGTTGAAAAGCCCTTTACAACAACCTTTAAGGAGGCCCAGATATTAAGCGGGCTGGCAAGAGAGAAGAAGCTGTTTTTATTTGAAGCGGTCACAACTCTTTATCTGCCAAATTATAAAAGAATAAAAGAGCTGCTGCCGTCCCTGGGAAATATAAAAATCGTGCAGTTAAACTATTCCCAGTATTCCAGAAGATATGACAGCTTTAAAGAAGGCCGTATTTTGCCTGCCTTTGATCCCGGGTGTTCCGGCGGTGCGCTCATGGACATTAATATTTATAACATCCATTACGTTGCAGGGTTATTCGGCAGGCCGCTTAAGGTGGAATATTTCCCAAATGTGGAGAGAGGGATCGATACTTCCGGGATACTGATATTGGATTACGGTACTTTTAAATGCACCTGCGTCGGCGCAAAGGACTGCAAAGTTCCTGTTGCAAATTATATCCAGGGGGAGAAAGGGGTCATCCATCAGGATACGCCTGCCAGCATCTGCAGAAGCTTTGAAATCATCATGAATGATGATACAAAATCCTTTGTAAATGAAGACAGCTTTGATCACCGGATGATAAATGAATTCATGGAATTTCAGGATATGATCTGCGGCAATGAGCTGGAAAAATGCTATCAGCTTCTGGACCACACCCTGCTTGTAAGTGAGATCCAGACAACTGCAAGGCACAGGGGAGGAATCCTGTTCCCGGCAGACGAGGAAATTTGA
- a CDS encoding pyridoxal phosphate-dependent aminotransferase, translating into MRNFEKSSKLDHVCYDIRGPVMDEANRMIDQGIDILKLNIGNPAPFGFRAPEELLKQMNENLSHTEGYSDSKGLLSARRAIVKYCKKKGIEQVTVDDVYTGNGVSELITLSMQGLLNCGDEILVPSPDYPLWTASVTLSGGTAVHYTCDEGADWYPDINDIKSKITSRTKGIVIINPNNPTGTLYPKEVLEEIVEISRKHGLIIFADEIYDRLVFDGLKHVSIASLAPDLLTITFNGLSKSHLIAGYRCGWMSLCGDKSFAKGYVEGINLLSSMRLCSNVPAQSVIQAALEMEEETEKLMVPGGRIYEQREYTYQALNEIPGISVVKPKAAFYMFPKIDTGKFNIYDDERFVLDFLKDKKILLTHGGGFHWEKPDHFRVVYLPELNQLKLACDKLADFMSCYIQK; encoded by the coding sequence ATGAGGAATTTTGAAAAATCCAGTAAGTTAGATCATGTGTGTTATGATATCAGAGGTCCGGTTATGGATGAAGCGAACCGGATGATTGACCAGGGAATTGATATATTAAAGTTAAATATCGGGAATCCGGCCCCTTTTGGTTTTCGTGCTCCGGAGGAGCTGCTTAAACAAATGAATGAAAATTTGTCCCATACAGAAGGGTACTCGGATTCCAAGGGGCTTCTTTCTGCCAGAAGGGCAATCGTCAAATACTGTAAGAAAAAAGGGATTGAGCAGGTCACTGTGGATGATGTATACACGGGAAACGGCGTAAGCGAGCTGATCACGTTAAGCATGCAGGGGCTGTTAAACTGCGGGGATGAGATTTTAGTCCCTTCTCCCGACTATCCGTTATGGACTGCATCCGTAACTCTTTCAGGCGGAACTGCTGTCCATTATACGTGCGACGAAGGGGCAGACTGGTACCCGGATATCAATGATATAAAAAGCAAAATTACAAGCAGGACCAAGGGGATCGTCATCATCAACCCCAACAATCCTACGGGGACCCTGTATCCAAAGGAAGTTCTGGAGGAGATCGTGGAAATAAGCCGGAAGCATGGGCTGATCATTTTTGCAGATGAAATTTATGACAGGCTTGTCTTTGACGGCTTAAAGCATGTATCCATTGCCTCCCTTGCACCGGACCTTTTGACCATTACCTTCAATGGCCTTTCTAAATCCCATTTAATCGCAGGATACCGCTGTGGCTGGATGAGTCTTTGCGGCGATAAATCTTTTGCAAAAGGTTATGTGGAAGGGATAAACTTATTATCCTCCATGCGGCTTTGCTCCAATGTCCCGGCCCAGTCCGTGATCCAGGCTGCACTGGAGATGGAAGAGGAAACTGAAAAATTGATGGTACCGGGCGGGAGAATATACGAACAGAGAGAATACACGTATCAGGCGTTAAATGAGATTCCGGGAATTTCGGTGGTAAAGCCAAAAGCAGCCTTTTACATGTTCCCGAAGATCGATACCGGTAAATTTAACATTTATGATGATGAAAGGTTTGTATTAGACTTTTTAAAGGATAAGAAGATCCTGCTGACTCATGGAGGCGGGTTCCACTGGGAAAAACCGGATCATTTCCGGGTCGTTTATCTTCCGGAGTTAAACCAGCTGAAACTGGCATGTGACAAGCTGGCGGATTTCATGTCCTGCTACATACAGAAATAG
- a CDS encoding MBOAT family O-acyltransferase, which produces MMAYNSLLYLFIFLPVVLLAYQLAPQSFRYKVLLIASYVFFLSFSGKLLAYLLFSTLSIHHMGLWLASCKKDYMPAAYAPEDKKAKKAAYDSKRRRILWLGIGLQLSILLILKYSGFFFENFNLALKAISFPRLLPSMKFALPIGISFYTLQAISYLIDVYYEKIEADDNLGRLALYLSFFPTLLEGPICRYSQTAKALCQGKPLEYKNLTYGLQRIMWGLFKKLVIADRLNLLVETIFDTANHYGGIIVIAGAVLYTFQLYADFSGCIDMTIGTGEMFGIAIPENFRQPFFSKTASEFWRRWHITLGAWLKDYIFYPISLTKFVKNLGKKSRAKLGKHLGQIISSSAALFGVWILNGLWHGTGWNYIFFGMYYFVLILLGNLLEPVIQRMVNALRISRTSALYRSFQTVKLLVIVFTGELFFRANSLTAGMNMFQSIFTGFHWSAVTDGSLLKLGLSLPDFIAVFLGFIAVYTVGLIHEQGISIRDRISGWNMFARWSFLYAAILLIIVLGAYGDGYLPAKLIYAGF; this is translated from the coding sequence ATGATGGCTTACAATTCACTCCTGTACCTTTTCATCTTTTTGCCGGTGGTATTGCTGGCCTACCAGCTTGCGCCCCAAAGCTTCCGTTATAAAGTACTGCTGATTGCCAGTTATGTTTTCTTCCTTTCCTTTAGCGGAAAACTGCTGGCATATCTGCTTTTTTCTACCCTTTCCATTCACCACATGGGTCTATGGCTTGCTTCCTGCAAAAAAGACTATATGCCGGCAGCTTACGCCCCGGAGGATAAAAAGGCAAAAAAAGCAGCCTATGATTCCAAACGCCGCAGGATCTTATGGCTTGGGATCGGATTGCAGCTTAGCATTTTATTGATTTTAAAATACTCTGGTTTCTTTTTTGAAAACTTCAACCTGGCATTAAAAGCAATATCCTTTCCAAGGCTTCTGCCTTCCATGAAATTCGCCCTGCCCATTGGGATTTCTTTTTACACCCTGCAGGCGATTTCATACCTGATTGATGTTTATTATGAAAAAATAGAGGCTGACGACAATTTAGGCAGACTGGCTTTGTACCTCTCCTTTTTTCCAACCCTTTTGGAAGGCCCGATCTGCCGTTACTCTCAGACTGCAAAAGCCCTCTGCCAGGGGAAGCCATTGGAATACAAGAACCTTACCTACGGCCTTCAGCGGATCATGTGGGGATTATTTAAAAAGCTTGTTATTGCAGACCGTCTTAATCTGCTTGTGGAAACGATCTTCGATACCGCCAATCATTACGGCGGGATCATCGTTATTGCCGGAGCCGTTTTATATACCTTTCAGCTATATGCGGATTTTTCAGGCTGCATTGACATGACCATCGGAACCGGAGAAATGTTTGGGATCGCCATCCCCGAAAATTTCCGTCAGCCTTTTTTCTCCAAAACTGCATCGGAATTCTGGAGACGCTGGCATATCACTCTTGGCGCCTGGTTAAAGGATTATATTTTTTATCCCATATCCTTAACCAAATTTGTCAAGAATCTGGGAAAGAAATCCCGGGCCAAATTGGGAAAGCATTTAGGGCAGATCATTTCCTCTTCTGCCGCCCTGTTTGGCGTATGGATCTTAAACGGGCTGTGGCATGGAACCGGGTGGAATTATATTTTCTTTGGAATGTATTATTTTGTTCTCATTCTATTGGGGAATCTGCTGGAACCGGTGATTCAAAGGATGGTTAATGCTTTAAGGATCAGCCGGACCTCCGCCTTGTACAGGAGCTTTCAGACGGTTAAACTGCTTGTAATTGTGTTTACAGGAGAACTGTTCTTCCGGGCGAATAGCCTGACCGCAGGAATGAATATGTTTCAGTCCATTTTCACCGGCTTTCACTGGTCGGCGGTCACAGACGGCTCATTGCTTAAGTTAGGACTGTCCCTTCCTGATTTCATTGCCGTATTTTTAGGTTTTATAGCGGTATACACAGTGGGATTGATCCATGAACAGGGGATCTCCATCCGTGACAGGATTTCCGGCTGGAATATGTTTGCCCGCTGGAGCTTTCTTTACGCTGCTATCCTTCTTATCATTGTTTTAGGAGCTTACGGCGACGGATATTTACCTGCAAAACTTATTTATGCCGGATTTTAA
- a CDS encoding phosphopantetheine-binding protein, translating to MEQLLEILNDINPSIDYETETRLIDGGLLDSFSILSLIPELEDAFGIEITPMDMVPANFNSAKAMWDMIHRLKEE from the coding sequence ATGGAACAATTATTAGAAATCTTAAATGACATCAACCCAAGTATTGACTATGAAACAGAAACAAGGCTCATTGACGGAGGGCTTTTAGACTCGTTTTCCATTCTCTCCCTCATTCCGGAGCTTGAAGATGCATTTGGCATCGAGATCACTCCCATGGATATGGTACCCGCTAATTTTAACTCCGCAAAGGCAATGTGGGATATGATCCATCGATTAAAAGAGGAATAA
- a CDS encoding alanine racemase — translation MNEKMFEHAIHEYKTPFYIFDTDILAMQVEKIRDVLGEDVELCYAMKANPFVIKDLEEMVDSFEVCSPGEFAICERAGINMGKVVMSGVHKKPEDIEYALKHYGDEIIYTAESLSHWQILTAYSENLHIPIRVLLRLTSGNQFGMDESLIRQIIADGTHEFITIEGIQYFSGTQKKSITKLENELHMLDQFCLELNQDYGFIVKKLEYGPGLPICYFEEEKNEEEQMLTGLAGFIKKLAFGGRVALEMGRFLAAPCGSYVTSVVDRKINKEEPYCIVDGGIHQLNYYGQMLAMKKPPIFHFNQREGERREWTVCGSLCTVNDVLVKQYPFQNLQSGDRLIFQKTGAYSVTEGMSLFLSRDLPQILLYSAKENFRVARPHVQTDVLNYFKPKETKPWNNY, via the coding sequence ATGAACGAAAAAATGTTTGAACACGCCATTCATGAGTATAAAACCCCCTTCTACATTTTTGATACGGATATCCTGGCCATGCAGGTGGAAAAAATCAGAGATGTTCTTGGAGAGGACGTAGAATTATGCTATGCCATGAAGGCCAATCCATTTGTCATCAAGGATTTAGAAGAAATGGTGGATTCCTTTGAGGTCTGCTCTCCCGGCGAATTCGCCATCTGCGAAAGAGCCGGAATTAACATGGGGAAAGTCGTTATGTCTGGCGTACATAAGAAGCCTGAGGACATAGAATATGCCTTAAAACACTATGGAGATGAGATCATTTATACTGCCGAATCTCTCTCCCACTGGCAGATTCTTACTGCTTATTCAGAAAACCTTCATATCCCCATACGGGTCCTCCTCCGCCTGACCTCCGGAAACCAGTTCGGAATGGATGAAAGCCTGATCCGGCAAATCATTGCAGACGGCACCCATGAATTTATAACCATTGAAGGGATCCAGTACTTTTCCGGTACACAAAAGAAATCCATAACCAAATTGGAAAACGAACTTCATATGCTGGACCAATTTTGCCTGGAATTAAACCAGGATTACGGCTTTATCGTCAAAAAACTGGAGTATGGGCCCGGACTTCCCATCTGCTACTTTGAAGAAGAGAAAAATGAAGAGGAGCAGATGTTAACCGGCCTTGCCGGGTTTATCAAAAAGCTGGCCTTCGGCGGCAGGGTCGCACTGGAGATGGGCCGGTTCCTCGCTGCTCCCTGCGGTTCTTATGTGACCAGCGTGGTGGATAGGAAGATAAACAAAGAAGAGCCTTACTGTATCGTTGACGGCGGTATCCACCAGCTAAATTATTACGGGCAAATGCTGGCCATGAAAAAACCGCCCATCTTTCATTTTAATCAGCGGGAAGGAGAAAGAAGGGAATGGACGGTCTGCGGCTCTCTTTGCACGGTAAATGATGTGCTTGTAAAACAATACCCCTTCCAGAACCTTCAGTCAGGAGACCGGCTTATTTTCCAAAAGACCGGCGCCTATTCGGTAACTGAAGGCATGTCCTTATTTTTAAGCCGGGATTTGCCTCAGATCCTTCTCTATTCTGCAAAAGAAAATTTCCGGGTTGCAAGACCGCACGTTCAAACGGATGTTTTAAATTATTTTAAACCTAAGGAGACGAAACCATGGAACAATTATTAG
- a CDS encoding amino acid adenylation domain-containing protein — MKNVLEYLEHSASIYPEKIAAQDLDKSCSYKELLLNAKGIGSFLSGFESPGSPVVVFMDKSVEALTAFMGIVYAGCFYVLISPAQPAARIRQILHVLNTGSIITMGDTGNLLKGVDFSGNLFDYHEIVKSEIKEEPLKLIRGLSLDIDPLYCNFTSGSTGVPKGVLVSHRSVIDFMEYFPSMFGITGQDIIGNQAPFDFDVSVKDIYSTLKVGATMVIIPKKLFSIPMELLDFLWERQVTTLIWAVSALCLITQLKGFTYKVPSRINKVLFSGEAMPVKHLTIWQKYLPDARYVNLYGPTEITCNCTYYPVDRKFEAHETLPIGKAFPNEKVFLLDEDDKLVTEKDRIGELCVSGTALALGYYNNPEQTKRAFVQNPLNTHCLETIYRTGDLAFYHENGELCFAGRKDFQIKHMGHRIELEEIEAVINSYPLIQRACCVFDEEKNRIAAFYVGDMEGREISVRMRESLPIYMIPSAFYPLPDLPVTANGKIDRKKLLELCKGKQP, encoded by the coding sequence ATGAAAAACGTACTGGAGTATCTTGAACACTCTGCAAGCATTTATCCGGAAAAAATTGCTGCACAAGACCTGGATAAAAGCTGCTCTTATAAGGAACTGTTATTAAACGCCAAAGGGATCGGCAGCTTTCTTTCCGGTTTTGAGTCACCAGGAAGCCCTGTTGTGGTTTTTATGGACAAAAGTGTAGAGGCATTGACCGCATTCATGGGAATTGTATATGCCGGATGCTTCTATGTCCTGATCAGTCCGGCACAGCCGGCTGCCCGAATCCGGCAGATTCTTCATGTACTGAATACCGGTTCCATCATTACCATGGGAGATACCGGGAACCTGCTGAAAGGCGTGGATTTTTCCGGTAATCTGTTTGACTACCATGAGATTGTAAAAAGCGAAATAAAAGAGGAACCCTTGAAGCTTATCCGCGGCCTGTCCCTGGATATCGATCCTCTGTACTGCAACTTTACCTCCGGTTCTACCGGCGTTCCAAAGGGCGTATTGGTCAGCCACCGGTCGGTCATTGATTTTATGGAATATTTCCCTTCCATGTTCGGCATAACCGGCCAGGACATTATCGGGAACCAGGCCCCCTTTGACTTTGATGTGTCTGTTAAGGATATTTATTCCACTCTTAAAGTGGGAGCCACCATGGTCATCATCCCAAAGAAATTATTCTCCATTCCCATGGAACTTCTTGACTTCCTGTGGGAACGCCAGGTAACAACCCTGATCTGGGCGGTCTCCGCTCTGTGCCTGATCACCCAATTAAAGGGGTTCACCTATAAGGTTCCCTCCAGAATCAATAAGGTCTTATTCAGCGGCGAGGCAATGCCTGTGAAGCATTTAACGATCTGGCAGAAATACCTTCCTGATGCACGTTACGTAAACCTGTACGGACCTACGGAAATCACATGCAACTGTACCTACTACCCTGTGGACCGGAAATTTGAAGCACATGAAACTCTTCCCATCGGAAAGGCATTTCCCAATGAAAAAGTCTTCCTTCTGGATGAGGATGACAAACTGGTTACCGAAAAAGACCGGATCGGAGAGCTTTGCGTATCTGGAACAGCTCTGGCGTTGGGGTATTATAACAATCCGGAGCAGACCAAACGGGCATTTGTCCAAAATCCCCTTAACACTCACTGCCTGGAAACGATTTACCGGACCGGTGATCTGGCTTTCTATCATGAGAACGGGGAGCTTTGCTTTGCCGGGCGCAAGGACTTCCAGATCAAGCATATGGGACACCGCATAGAACTGGAAGAGATCGAAGCCGTCATAAACAGCTATCCCCTTATTCAGCGGGCCTGCTGCGTCTTTGATGAAGAAAAGAACCGGATCGCCGCATTTTATGTGGGTGATATGGAAGGAAGGGAAATTTCAGTGCGGATGAGGGAATCCCTGCCAATTTATATGATTCCGTCTGCCTTTTATCCCCTGCCGGATTTACCGGTTACTGCAAACGGCAAAATAGACAGAAAAAAATTATTGGAACTGTGTAAAGGAAAACAGCCATGA
- a CDS encoding HAMP domain-containing sensor histidine kinase: MKHKWISSLRYKQIFVLILGAIISFGMYFAAQAFGDYLVSRNHMNEDAAWKRLTNYQNSFEHYINKYQISVKNVSSISKWVKNHKYVYLTIFNGDEIIYESGFWNDAYTSYEPAGSIEENIWEATRDITFSDGIYSVSIIDSSEIKWYNLVFYVSWGVFFLFLFVILIIYNHQIIARIMLLSKEVSLIEKGDLEQPIYYKGNDEISLLARNADNMRNSIITRYKSEKEAWEANSELITSISHDIRTPLTSLIGYLEILDSKSYHSEEQLDKYIKSCREKSIQLKDLSDRLFQYFLVFGKERIFMQMETFDAKILLQQLFMEYVFDLGNLGFDVKTEFAEQPCSITADIQYLRRLFDNLFSNVKKYAGGDGPVIVKSYINGNDLIITISNEIRKDSVFLESTNIGLKTCQKIAEQMNGTFEIQKNRTNFKARITFPIEPV, encoded by the coding sequence ATGAAGCATAAATGGATCTCATCTTTAAGGTATAAACAAATATTTGTATTGATCTTGGGAGCAATCATCAGCTTTGGGATGTACTTTGCTGCCCAGGCCTTTGGTGATTATCTGGTATCCAGAAACCATATGAATGAAGATGCCGCATGGAAACGGCTGACCAATTATCAAAACTCTTTTGAACATTACATCAATAAATACCAGATATCCGTGAAAAACGTAAGTTCCATTTCCAAATGGGTGAAGAACCATAAATATGTTTACTTAACTATTTTTAACGGCGATGAGATCATCTACGAATCCGGCTTCTGGAATGATGCCTATACATCCTATGAGCCTGCCGGCTCCATTGAGGAAAACATCTGGGAGGCCACCCGGGATATCACATTCAGCGACGGCATCTATTCCGTATCCATCATCGATTCTTCGGAAATAAAATGGTATAACCTGGTATTCTATGTTTCATGGGGAGTGTTTTTCCTATTTCTGTTTGTGATCCTGATCATCTATAACCATCAGATCATCGCCAGGATCATGCTTCTGTCAAAAGAGGTGTCCCTGATTGAAAAAGGGGATCTGGAGCAGCCGATTTATTATAAAGGAAATGATGAGATTTCCCTTCTGGCAAGAAACGCGGATAACATGAGAAATTCCATTATTACAAGGTATAAAAGTGAAAAGGAAGCCTGGGAAGCAAACAGTGAGCTGATTACTTCCATATCCCATGACATACGAACGCCTCTTACCTCCCTGATCGGCTACCTGGAAATACTGGATTCAAAAAGCTACCATTCGGAAGAACAGCTTGACAAATACATAAAAAGCTGCCGTGAAAAATCCATTCAGTTAAAAGACTTATCCGACCGGCTGTTCCAGTATTTTCTTGTGTTTGGCAAGGAACGGATATTCATGCAGATGGAGACATTCGACGCAAAGATCCTGCTCCAGCAGCTATTTATGGAGTACGTGTTTGACCTTGGCAATCTGGGATTTGATGTAAAAACAGAATTTGCAGAGCAGCCATGCAGCATAACTGCTGATATCCAATATCTAAGGCGGTTGTTTGATAACCTGTTTTCCAATGTTAAAAAATATGCCGGTGGGGATGGGCCGGTCATTGTTAAAAGCTATATAAACGGCAATGACCTGATCATCACCATTTCCAATGAGATCCGCAAGGACAGCGTGTTTTTGGAAAGCACCAACATCGGACTAAAAACCTGTCAGAAAATAGCAGAACAAATGAACGGTACCTTTGAGATACAGAAAAACCGGACAAATTTCAAAGCCCGTATAACCTTTCCAATCGAACCAGTCTGA
- a CDS encoding response regulator transcription factor — MNTSQQILVVDDDADIREVLRIQLENNGYSVWSAANGNDAVAAVTGNPDIDLIILDIMMPGLSGIDACTQIRRISSAPVLFLTAKSKESDKTAAYENGGDDYLVKPFSQAELLMKVRSLLRRYVVYKGKGTPLSGISEIRLQDILIDTAGHFVYRENQKIDLTDTEFQVLMYLVRNRGKAKDAQAIYEGVWNDKFLPSSTNTVMVHILKLRKKLELDFNNPAIIRTVWGKGYQIDEA, encoded by the coding sequence ATGAATACATCACAGCAGATATTGGTAGTGGATGACGATGCAGACATCCGGGAGGTCCTTCGCATTCAGCTGGAAAACAATGGCTATTCCGTATGGTCAGCAGCAAATGGAAATGATGCGGTCGCAGCCGTCACAGGCAATCCTGATATTGATCTTATTATTTTAGACATCATGATGCCCGGTTTATCAGGGATCGATGCCTGTACCCAGATCCGTCGGATATCCTCTGCTCCTGTGTTGTTTTTAACCGCAAAATCAAAGGAAAGTGATAAAACAGCGGCCTATGAAAACGGGGGCGATGATTATCTTGTAAAACCATTTTCACAGGCAGAGCTGCTCATGAAGGTCCGGTCTCTTTTAAGAAGATATGTTGTCTATAAAGGGAAAGGAACACCCCTCTCCGGCATTTCGGAAATCCGTCTGCAGGATATTCTGATCGACACAGCAGGCCATTTTGTTTACCGGGAAAATCAAAAAATTGATCTTACGGACACAGAGTTCCAGGTTTTGATGTATCTGGTCAGGAACAGGGGAAAAGCCAAAGATGCACAGGCAATCTATGAGGGCGTATGGAACGATAAATTCCTCCCTTCCTCCACCAATACAGTCATGGTACATATTTTAAAGCTGAGGAAAAAACTGGAACTGGATTTTAATAATCCTGCCATCATACGAACCGTTTGGGGAAAGGGCTATCAGATCGATGAAGCATAA
- a CDS encoding DUF1801 domain-containing protein has translation MEQKLPATIDEYIAGQRPEIQPILGKLYQTIKEAAPEAAEKISWGMATFVYHGNLVHFSAEKKHIGFHPAPSAIIAFQEELKEYRYSKGTVQFPYDKPLPLTLIERMVRFRTAEQAALLKEKKAGKTKEKTLRPRYPMPDDVMAELHKENLTEAYDARPPYQRNDYISWITRARRPETRRKRIDQMLDELRSGDAYMGMAYSPKKSTKTGSS, from the coding sequence ATGGAACAGAAACTCCCGGCCACCATTGATGAATACATCGCCGGCCAACGCCCGGAAATACAGCCCATTCTGGGAAAGCTGTACCAGACCATAAAAGAGGCCGCACCGGAAGCTGCGGAAAAAATCAGCTGGGGAATGGCCACATTTGTCTATCACGGAAATCTGGTACATTTCTCCGCAGAAAAAAAGCATATTGGATTTCATCCGGCACCATCCGCTATCATTGCCTTTCAGGAAGAGCTGAAGGAATACCGTTACTCAAAGGGCACGGTTCAGTTTCCCTATGACAAGCCCCTTCCCCTTACACTCATAGAAAGAATGGTCCGATTTCGGACAGCCGAACAGGCAGCTCTTTTAAAAGAGAAAAAAGCGGGAAAAACAAAGGAAAAAACATTGCGGCCCCGCTATCCCATGCCCGATGATGTAATGGCGGAGCTTCATAAGGAAAATTTAACTGAGGCTTATGATGCCCGTCCTCCTTATCAGAGAAATGATTATATCAGCTGGATCACAAGAGCCAGACGTCCGGAAACCCGCAGGAAGCGGATCGACCAGATGCTTGATGAACTGCGTTCCGGTGATGCCTATATGGGCATGGCTTATTCCCCTAAAAAAAGTACAAAGACCGGTTCTTCCTGA